The genomic DNA AAGGCCACGAAAACAAAACTTGATAGAAGCATAATATTTCAACTAACTtgtctgtttgaatgtttcCTTAACAATTGTGTTAAGAATGGATAAAAGGTAGGTTATTATAGTTTACCTGATTCATTTTAGATGTCCCTTATGCTAATACTGTAGTGGTGTTTGATTGGGGCGTGAATGTTTGCTAGCTCAAACAGGCCTTGCCGGTCGCAGTAGGCGTTTAATGAATATATTTCAATTTTGGGCAAATAATTTAATGCTGAACTTGAGAGTACACAAGCCTCTCGCGACACAGCTGGTTTATCAACCAGTATTAATATCTCCATAAAGTTAGCACTGCTAATAACATGCTAACTAGCTTAACTAACTTTGTAGTTAACTGGGCCAATATGCGAGACAGGAATAGCTATCCGAGATGAGCTAGCCGTTTAGCTGAGCTAGTGTAGTGGGTTTTTGCTTTTGCATTAATCAACATATCTAATAAGAGGGCGcatattgacattttttttttttatcaagttACAATTTTGTTTCAAGAACAATTGACGTGTTCCCCACACAGCAAATCATATGATGATGGAAATGGCGTATTCCGCCATGTATATTACAAACTGTTTCATTTCCTGCCTAGTGCGTTTAAGCTCCTTAAGGAGTAAACACACTTGGTAAACACACAAGCCTGTGAAGTCCGCAGTAAGATACAATAGGAGAAGAGAACATTAACCAAGCCTGACTTCCCGCTGCTATGACTGTGCAAACCGAATATCTCAAGTTGGTTAATGGACGTATCATTGTAGTATCGAAAGTTCCTCGTTAAGAACCCGCAGACTTTGTGGCATACGCCCTAAAAATTACAGTTCACAAGTTTGTAAGTTCATTAACCATTTAGGAAAATAATATAGACCAGTAATTAAATTTCTGAACATTTGACCTCTACGTACAGTCTGCTCTCGTGGGCTACTGTCTAAAAGGTCAGACACCAAAGACAGGTTGGCAGGTTTGACAAGCAAGATTGTGTTGATGACTTGTCATAAAAGAGTTCAATATGGGTACCGGTTTAGTAGATATTTGCAGTGCTCCTGTTATGAAAAATGTCCTTAATCTAATTGGGGAACTGATGAACTAATTAGGAAAGACTATTTCCCATTTGTCACCATGCCAGAAAGAATGCGGAAGCTGTCTTGCGCAATGAAGTATTATGATGGTAAACAAAACCTGTTCTGACAGGTTTATGATCTTCACGGCAGTCACGGTTTGAATATTGATTCCTTTAGGGTGTTTTGAAGCGGAGCGCAGTGGATCACTGCATAACCAGTTAACTAGGCCAAGAGCCAAATATATGCCATATGCTTTGAGCAAACTCTCATTGTCtcctttaatgtttttgtaCCTACACAGTTACCTGCTGGCGTATCTTTTGATTGCCCTTATTGACAAAGGTAAGTACCGTTCAAATAGATACAAATCAGCAAGAATGTACAGAtaatctgttctctctgttatgACGACAGCACTCTGATTTCATGGTattcaaagcacaaaaacacactctcattgtactgctgttgactttttttttgttttgtttgccttttgCAGTACATTTGCAACAGAGAGTGGAAGGACCCAAAGGAGGCAGTGTTATCTTACCATGCACACAGGCAAATTCTGcgataaaaagagaaaacaccaAAATATTCTGGCGCTTTAAAGACATCAAGAATGTTTACGATGTCACCTCAGGCAATGCCGCTCTGTCTCAACAAGACCCACAGTTCCAGAACAGAGCGCAGACTTTCCCAGAGGAGTACGTCAACGGCAACTTCTCTCTCAAACTGAACAACCTGGACCTTACGGACACAGGGAAATATTCCTGCTACGTCCCTTATATTCGTGTTGAACGACATTTGGAGCTTCATGTCAAAGGTCTGTTTGAGTACTCAGTCCAGCTTAAAGTCACTTAGGATATTTAGCATCGATTATACAGTAGAGGTGCCGAGTCTTGTTTACCAGTCACTCTATTGCGGTAATAACACAGTAGTTTGTGCTGATTTCAGTTAGAAGCTGGAAGACATAATGGTGCAGTCAAAAAGCAGTTGTACATACTTTGGATTCTAGACGCTGAAGATTTTTTGAAGAGATATGTGCAGGTGTGGTTTAGAAAACGGAAAAGTGTGTCGTG from Chanos chanos chromosome 8, fChaCha1.1, whole genome shotgun sequence includes the following:
- the LOC115819311 gene encoding V-set domain-containing T-cell activation inhibitor 1-like — encoded protein: MDKSYLLAYLLIALIDKDIKNVYDVTSGNAALSQQDPQFQNRAQTFPEEYVNGNFSLKLNNLDLTDTGKYSCYVPYIRVERHLELHVKDIVIERLPPESSPAEKSDPAGRSDSVKTSPVPALVLFLTFLCSQTQQFV